From Cellulosimicrobium cellulans, the proteins below share one genomic window:
- a CDS encoding sugar ABC transporter permease — protein MSDLTVTAPGTPASATSSRPGSGAGTPSTPLRDTSRPRGRRWWSEVGWRHVVGVVAIVYCVIPLLYVLSASLNPGGTLTGSNDLFRTVDRANYAELFGTDFPSWFVNSLLVSSVTAVGTVLMGGAAAYAFSRFRFSGRRGTLTTLLLVQMFPQMLAVVAIFLLLLALGDVFPALGTDNHLALIMVYLGGALGVNTFLMYGFFNTVPREIDEAARIDGATHAQIFWTIVLRLVAPILAVVGLLSFVGTYGEFIIAKTVLQSSEKLTLAVGLYQWASDERNAPWGLFAAGAVLAAIPILVLFLFLQKYIVGGLTAGSVKG, from the coding sequence ATGAGCGACCTGACCGTCACGGCGCCCGGCACGCCCGCGAGCGCCACGTCGTCCCGCCCCGGCTCGGGCGCGGGCACACCTTCCACCCCGCTGCGCGACACGAGCCGCCCGCGTGGCCGGCGCTGGTGGTCCGAGGTCGGCTGGCGCCACGTCGTGGGCGTCGTCGCGATCGTCTACTGCGTGATCCCGCTGCTGTACGTCCTCTCGGCGTCGCTCAACCCGGGCGGCACGCTCACGGGCTCGAACGACCTGTTCCGCACGGTCGACCGCGCCAACTACGCCGAGCTGTTCGGCACGGACTTCCCGAGCTGGTTCGTCAACTCGCTGCTCGTCTCGTCCGTCACGGCGGTCGGGACCGTGCTCATGGGCGGCGCGGCCGCGTACGCGTTCTCGCGCTTCCGCTTCTCGGGACGCCGCGGGACGCTCACCACGCTGCTGCTCGTGCAGATGTTCCCGCAGATGCTCGCGGTCGTCGCGATCTTCCTGCTGCTGCTCGCGCTCGGCGACGTGTTCCCGGCGCTCGGCACGGACAACCACCTCGCGCTGATCATGGTGTACCTGGGCGGCGCGCTGGGCGTGAACACGTTCCTCATGTACGGGTTCTTCAACACCGTGCCGCGCGAGATCGACGAGGCGGCCCGCATCGACGGGGCGACGCACGCGCAGATCTTCTGGACGATCGTGCTGCGCCTCGTCGCGCCGATCCTCGCGGTCGTGGGGCTGCTCTCGTTCGTCGGGACCTACGGCGAGTTCATCATCGCCAAGACGGTGCTGCAGTCGTCCGAGAAGCTGACGCTCGCCGTCGGCCTGTACCAGTGGGCGTCGGACGAGCGCAACGCGCCGTGGGGCCTGTTCGCCGCCGGTGCCGTGCTCGCCGCGATCCCGATCCTCGTGCTGTTCCTCTTCCTCCAGAAGTACATCGTCGGCGGGCTCACCGCCGGGTCCGTGAAGGGCTGA